A window of the Streptomyces finlayi genome harbors these coding sequences:
- a CDS encoding ankyrin repeat domain-containing protein codes for MSESLLAAVTPAHGGDASDRAALVRSLIADRADVSARDEQGAAPLHRAVEAPYDGDGPLPSLEVVRALLECGADVHATDSKGVTPAGWVVARSGAEAEAQRVRRSVEVLALLVEHGARLDGPSGLRTGGSLAHHSDVTQQVYAFLLDHGAPIDAVDDRGDTPLHATVRSRRPELVKLLLERGADTAAVDGLGRTPLGFAERQAQAETVAVLKAAGAPARVRYPVVEGGPLPIDMGAVRQVAGVMRAERAAVCEAAGIPDDSGWLAELVEPDLDSYQELAARFSDGIDPDLLGSVPEMCAKALGDTGATRTLLGDRLVDTPFFHHGDLVVKGHLRVAAPFVLTGSLTVEGVLADCGPASVVAVCGDVTARGVFTDGDVKCGDIHAEVVYGFYNDHTLQAGRIHARLVIEDDHETIATVEADLYFDQDDYQQGYGDGVQEQLRELLVDDVFAADEDEDEEMLDSRLLMTRLSEGLPVFRVDAAPEGH; via the coding sequence ATGAGTGAATCCCTTCTTGCTGCTGTCACCCCTGCCCATGGCGGCGATGCCTCGGATCGGGCAGCCCTGGTCCGTTCCCTGATCGCGGACAGGGCGGATGTCTCGGCACGCGACGAGCAGGGGGCCGCCCCGCTGCACCGGGCCGTGGAGGCGCCGTACGACGGCGATGGCCCGCTGCCGTCCCTGGAGGTCGTACGCGCGCTGCTGGAGTGCGGCGCCGATGTGCACGCCACGGACAGCAAGGGTGTCACGCCCGCTGGATGGGTCGTCGCGCGCAGCGGTGCGGAGGCGGAGGCACAGCGGGTGCGGCGTTCGGTGGAGGTGCTGGCACTGCTCGTGGAGCACGGTGCCCGGCTTGACGGCCCCAGCGGACTGCGCACCGGCGGATCGCTCGCCCACCACAGTGACGTGACCCAGCAGGTCTACGCGTTCCTGCTCGACCACGGCGCACCGATCGACGCGGTCGACGACCGCGGTGACACCCCGCTCCACGCGACCGTCCGTTCGCGCAGGCCGGAGCTGGTGAAGCTGCTGCTGGAGCGCGGCGCCGACACCGCCGCGGTCGATGGCCTGGGCCGGACGCCCCTCGGGTTCGCGGAGCGCCAGGCACAGGCGGAGACCGTGGCCGTACTAAAGGCGGCGGGCGCCCCCGCGCGGGTGCGCTACCCCGTCGTCGAAGGCGGGCCGCTGCCCATCGACATGGGCGCGGTCCGTCAGGTGGCCGGGGTGATGCGTGCCGAGCGGGCCGCGGTATGCGAGGCCGCCGGGATCCCCGACGACAGTGGCTGGCTTGCCGAGCTCGTGGAGCCGGACCTCGACAGCTACCAGGAGCTCGCCGCCCGGTTCAGTGACGGCATCGACCCCGACCTGCTCGGCTCAGTACCGGAGATGTGCGCCAAGGCCCTCGGCGACACCGGGGCCACCCGCACCCTGCTCGGTGACCGGCTCGTGGACACGCCGTTCTTCCACCACGGTGACCTGGTGGTGAAGGGACATCTCCGTGTGGCTGCGCCCTTCGTGCTGACCGGCTCACTGACCGTCGAGGGCGTGCTGGCGGACTGCGGCCCCGCTTCGGTCGTGGCCGTCTGCGGCGATGTCACCGCCCGCGGGGTGTTCACCGACGGCGACGTGAAATGCGGTGACATCCACGCAGAGGTCGTCTACGGCTTCTACAACGACCACACGCTCCAGGCAGGCAGGATCCACGCCCGCCTGGTCATCGAGGACGACCACGAGACCATCGCGACCGTGGAAGCGGACCTCTACTTCGACCAAGACGACTACCAGCAGGGGTACGGCGACGGCGTACAGGAGCAGCTGCGCGAACTCCTCGTGGACGACGTCTTCGCCGCCGACGAGGACGAGGACGAAGAAATGCTCGACAGCAGGCTGCTCATGACCCGGCTGAGCGAAGGGCTGCCCGTCTTCCGCGTGGACGCGGCTCCCGAGGGCCACTGA